The Deltaproteobacteria bacterium genomic interval AAGATGTTATCTGAATTTTTGGAATCACTTACTCCGGGAGAATTATTAATATTACGGGGAGATGCTCTTAAACATATAAAAACGAGGGAGTATCTTTATCAAAAGACAGAAATAGATAATACAATTTTCTTGTTGCATAAAAGCGGTAGTTTTGGCCTTCATGTAAAAGTGGAAGATATTGACTGGGACGCATATCAAAAACAAAGAGGAGAGGTGACTTCGTTACGACAAAAACTGCTATTATAGAATGGCATAAAAGAAGCGGGAGGCGGACCATGGCCATATTGATTTTTCTTTTGGGTCTTTTTCTTTTCTTCGGATCGGATTCTTTTGCTCAGGTCTACAAGTATGTGGACAAGGAGGGTAAGGTCTGCTTTACCGATAACTTAATGTCTTCTCTTTTAAAAGATGGTACCTCAAATAAAGAACAAAATTCAAAAGGGGTAATCAATCAAAAAAAAAGAAATGGTCAGCCGATATTGAGTAGGAAGATTGTTGAATGGGGCAAAGGAGACGATATAATCAATCCCCGGAAATAGCCAAGCGGGGATCCTCATACTAAAGAGCTCATGGAGAGTTTTTCGCCCCTCCTCCGGTGAAGCCCCTAGCTCCGCAGCGATCTCAGTATAGTGCGGCGCCTGCCCGGTTTCTATCATACGCCTCAAAATGAAATGAAAGGTGTTATCAAGAATAGTGGGTTTATTCATGAAAGGCCTCCTTTCTTTCTTCTTTTTTGGTTTGCCATTATTACAAATTGAAAATAGGGTCTTGCGTATCCTTTTAACATCCTCTTGATTCTTTTATATTCCATTAGAACCATGGCTTTTCAAAATCAGCTAACATATCCTTCCCCTCCGGCAAATA includes:
- a CDS encoding DUF4124 domain-containing protein, translating into MAILIFLLGLFLFFGSDSFAQVYKYVDKEGKVCFTDNLMSSLLKDGTSNKEQNSKGVINQKKRNGQPILSRKIVEWGKGDDIINPRK